The sequence CGTCCGCTCGAAGTCGAAGCGCGTGACCGGGATGCCGCCGTCCGCGAGCTCAATCGCCGGCTCCAACACCTGCGCGATCGGCAGCGAACCGAACTCGCCGTGCAGGCGCGCCCACCCGGCAACGTTCCCGGGGACCATGGGAGCGAGCGGGCCGAGGTCCTGCGTGCGCGCCGTGAACATCTCGGGGCGCGCCCGTGCCGGGCTGCGGCCCAGGAAGTTCAGCGTCCGGGTCTCCCCGGTCGGGAGCGTCAGCACGGCGATGCCGATGCCCCCTACCGCCGAAAAGTACGGCTCCACCACCGTGATGGCCGCCGCGGTCGCCACGGCCGCATCGACGGCGTTCCCGCCCGCGGCCAACATCCGAAGACCGGCCTGCGTGGCGAGCGTGTTGGCCGAGGCGACCATCCCGCGCCGGCCCAGAGCCGTGGGCCTGACGCCAAACTCCGATGCGCCTCCTGCGTACGCCACGATGCACCTCCACGAAATGCGCGCGCCGGAGACTGATGGCGCACCGCCGACCCTGCGGGCTTTCTACGCCACCGGATCGATTCCTCCGGACTCGTCCGACGGCGTGTTGATGAGATTTTCGGCGAAAATTGACACGCCCAAACATTCACGCCATAATAAGACGTCAGATACGGCACGATATCAGTCCACGCCGCCCACGTACTAGGGCGCGGACCGTTGAGGAGTGATGGTATGCCGGCCACACTGATTGTGGCGAACCTTCGCTCCGGCGGCGGGCGTGCGCGTGATGCCCTCCCCCTCGTCACCAACGCGCTCCGGCGTCACGGCCGGGAGTACGAGCTGATCGTCACCCCGTCCGGGGAGGCGACCGCCCCCCTGCTCGCCGAGTTCCTCGGCGCCGGGCGGCCGGAGTTCGATCAAGTGGCCGTGGTAGGGGGCGACGGCACGCTCAACGGCGCCGTCAACGGCATCCTGACGAGCGGGCTGAGCCTTCCGGTCGGCATCATCCCCTGCGGCACCGGGAACGAAACGATCCGCGCGCTGGGGATCCCGAAGGATCCAGAGAGGGCAGTCGAGGTCCTCCTCCGCGGGCAGGTCTGCCCCATCGACGTCGGCCGGGTAAACAACCGCTACTTCCTCAACATCTTCGGCCTCGGCTACGACGTCCAGGTCGTCAAGATGGTCAACATGCTCCGGTCGCGGTACCGGCTCGCCCGCAACCGCTCGATCTACTATCTGGCCGCGCTCCTCCTGCTCTCTTCCGGGTTCGATCCGTTCGAGGTGCGCGTGCAGGTCGGGGAACGGGTGTTCAACGGCCGCGCGGTCTTGGTGGCCGCGGCCAACGGCCGGATGTACGGCGAGAAGCTGCTGGCACTGCCCGCCCCCAGCCTCTCCGACGGGTTGCTGGACCTCTACCTGCTCCAGGAGCTGCGCTCCAAGTCGTTCCGCAAGACCACCCGCCTCCTCCGGCACCTGCCGGTCCCCGAGCTGAGCGTGCAGCGGGCCCCCTCGGTCCGCATCCAGCTCGACCAGCGCCGCGAGGCGCAGGTCGACGGCAGCCTCCTCGGCCCGTCCCTGACCTACGACCTCTCGCTGCTGCCGCGCGCCATCGGGGTGATCCACCCTGCTCCGCCGGCTCTGGCCGGCCAGCCGCGCCGGCCCGAACTGGGCGCGGAGCGCCGGTAGGCGGAATGCTGCTCACGATTCTCTCCTGCAACTACGGCGGCGGGCACCGCCGGGTGGGCGAAGCGATCGCGGCGGAGTGGGAGGCCCGAACCGGGGGACGCGCGGACCTCGTCGATTACTTCGCCCGGTTCGTACACCCCGTGTTCGACGCGGTGACGAAGTTTTCGTACATCCAGAGCGTGCGGCGGGCGCCGGGGATGTACGGGATGTTCTACAAGGCGACCGGGGAGATCCGGCCCGACTCGCTGGTTCAGCGGGCGATCAACCGGATGGGGATGGAGCGCCTGGACCGGTACCTGAAGGCGGAGGAACCCGACGCCGTCTGCTGCGTCCACTGCACCCCCGCCGGCACGATGTCCGACCTCAAGATTGCCGACCGCACGCAGATCCCCTGTCTCACCGTCATCACCGACTACGTCACCCACAGCCAGTGGATCCATCCGCGCGTCGATGAATACTCGGTGCCGGCGGCGGAAGTGCGCGACGGACTCGTGTCCCGCGGCGTCCCCGCCGAGCGGATCGCGGTCACGGGGCTGCCGATCGAGCGGAAGTTTCTCCGGACGCTGGACCGCGAGGCGCTGGCGAGACAGTTCGGGCTTGCACCCGGCCGGCCGGTCGTGCTGGTAATGGCGGGGGCGTACGCGATGCTCGGCGGGGTCGGCGACGTCGCCCGCGTGCTGGCTCGCTTCCCGCGTCCGCTCACCGCCCTGATCGTCTGCGGGCACGACCGCCGGCTACAGGACCAGGTGCGCGCCCGCATGGCCGGCTCGCCCCACCCCTTCCAGGTCTTCGGCTACATCAATAACGTCGAGGAGCTGATGGCGGCGAGCGACCTGCTGATCACGAAGGCGGGCGGGGTAACGGTGAGCGAGGCGCTGGTGCTGGGACTACCGATGCTCATCTACCGGCCGATCCCCGGTCAGGAAGAAGGGAACACCCGGTACCTGCTGGAGCACGGCGCCGCGCTGGCGCCCAAGACCCCCACGATGCTCCACGAGATGCTGGAAGGGCTGTTCGCCGATCCCGCGCGCCTCGCGGCGATGAAGCGGGCGGCGTCTGGGCTGGCCCGGCCCGCCGCCACGCCGCAGGTGGTCGCGCGCCTGATCGCGCTCGCGGCCGGGACCGCCGGCAGCCCCACCCCACAAAGGACGCTCGCCACCTCCGCCTCCCGGACTTGAAATCCCCGAACGACACTGCGCTCCTCGCCACAACCGTGGGCCTGGTGGAATTCGTCCACGGCGCGCTGCTGTTCGTCCT comes from bacterium and encodes:
- a CDS encoding YegS/Rv2252/BmrU family lipid kinase encodes the protein MPATLIVANLRSGGGRARDALPLVTNALRRHGREYELIVTPSGEATAPLLAEFLGAGRPEFDQVAVVGGDGTLNGAVNGILTSGLSLPVGIIPCGTGNETIRALGIPKDPERAVEVLLRGQVCPIDVGRVNNRYFLNIFGLGYDVQVVKMVNMLRSRYRLARNRSIYYLAALLLLSSGFDPFEVRVQVGERVFNGRAVLVAAANGRMYGEKLLALPAPSLSDGLLDLYLLQELRSKSFRKTTRLLRHLPVPELSVQRAPSVRIQLDQRREAQVDGSLLGPSLTYDLSLLPRAIGVIHPAPPALAGQPRRPELGAERR
- a CDS encoding glycosyltransferase, whose amino-acid sequence is MLLTILSCNYGGGHRRVGEAIAAEWEARTGGRADLVDYFARFVHPVFDAVTKFSYIQSVRRAPGMYGMFYKATGEIRPDSLVQRAINRMGMERLDRYLKAEEPDAVCCVHCTPAGTMSDLKIADRTQIPCLTVITDYVTHSQWIHPRVDEYSVPAAEVRDGLVSRGVPAERIAVTGLPIERKFLRTLDREALARQFGLAPGRPVVLVMAGAYAMLGGVGDVARVLARFPRPLTALIVCGHDRRLQDQVRARMAGSPHPFQVFGYINNVEELMAASDLLITKAGGVTVSEALVLGLPMLIYRPIPGQEEGNTRYLLEHGAALAPKTPTMLHEMLEGLFADPARLAAMKRAASGLARPAATPQVVARLIALAAGTAGSPTPQRTLATSASRT